The following proteins come from a genomic window of Aquimarina sp. MAR_2010_214:
- a CDS encoding pyridoxal phosphate-dependent aminotransferase — protein MSIQTAKRLETVEEYYFSKKLREVRELVASGKPVLNMAIGSPDLDPPKEVVQAIQEAVLVDGAHKYQSYQGLPELREAIADFYSAKYQVSLNPKNEILPLMGSKEGIMHISLAYLNKGDEVLIPNPGYPTYSAVTNLVGAKPVFYDLIEDNGWEPDFHSLSKKDLSKVKIMWVNYPNMPTGASGDVVLFKKMIDFAKKHSILLVKDNPYSFILNDSPTSILSIEGAREVSLELNSLSKTFNMAGWRVGMVSGSSDKIEAILKVKSNMDSGMFQGIQRGAIAALRISNDWYDKMNAIYKERRTLIWELVNLLGCSYDKTTKGMFVWAKLPEGVDAIEFIDTILYENDIFIAPGDIFGSNGKGYIRFSLCVTKENIKEAIGRFSKTELPLMKNITNQNYN, from the coding sequence ATGAGCATTCAAACGGCTAAAAGATTAGAAACAGTAGAGGAATATTATTTCTCTAAAAAATTAAGAGAGGTTAGAGAACTTGTTGCTTCAGGAAAACCAGTTTTAAATATGGCTATTGGAAGCCCTGACCTGGATCCGCCAAAAGAAGTAGTGCAGGCTATTCAGGAAGCGGTACTTGTAGATGGAGCTCATAAATATCAAAGCTATCAAGGGTTGCCGGAGTTACGAGAAGCTATAGCAGATTTTTATAGTGCAAAATATCAAGTTTCCTTAAACCCCAAAAACGAAATTTTACCCTTAATGGGGTCCAAAGAAGGAATTATGCATATTTCTCTGGCTTATCTTAATAAAGGAGATGAAGTATTGATCCCTAATCCAGGATATCCAACGTATAGTGCAGTAACTAATTTAGTAGGCGCAAAACCAGTTTTTTATGATTTAATTGAGGATAATGGATGGGAACCTGATTTTCATAGCCTTTCAAAGAAAGATCTAAGTAAAGTGAAAATTATGTGGGTGAATTATCCAAATATGCCAACAGGGGCTTCAGGTGATGTAGTGCTGTTTAAAAAAATGATTGATTTTGCTAAAAAACATAGTATTCTATTGGTCAAAGATAATCCATACAGTTTCATCTTAAATGATAGTCCTACAAGTATTTTATCGATAGAAGGAGCAAGAGAAGTATCGCTGGAGTTAAATTCTTTAAGCAAAACTTTTAATATGGCCGGATGGCGTGTGGGAATGGTTAGTGGTAGTTCTGATAAAATTGAAGCAATCTTAAAAGTAAAAAGCAATATGGATAGTGGTATGTTTCAAGGAATCCAAAGAGGGGCAATTGCGGCATTACGTATTTCTAATGATTGGTATGATAAAATGAATGCAATCTATAAAGAAAGAAGAACGTTGATATGGGAGTTAGTAAATCTTTTAGGTTGTAGTTATGATAAAACTACAAAAGGAATGTTTGTCTGGGCAAAGTTGCCAGAAGGGGTAGATGCTATAGAATTTATAGATACAATCTTATATGAGAATGATATCTTCATTGCCCCAGGTGATATTTTTGGAAGTAATGGTAAAGGATACATACGTTTTTCACTTTGTGTAACCAAAGAAAATATAAAAGAAGCTATAGGAAGGTTTAGTAAAACAGAATTACCATTGATGAAGAATATCACAAATCAAAATTATAACTAG
- a CDS encoding prephenate dehydrogenase: MNVFVVGIGLIGGSFAIDIKAAFNEAIIYGIDRSEDNLEEALSLGLIDHKSSLDMLDKANVVIVAIPVDATVEMLPVILDKIDDDCLVFDAGSTKKKLCNAVENHNKRRNYLAIHPIAGTEFSGPQAAIANLYRGKTNIICEVEKTAFKLQEKGMEIFSRLGMRIRYMDPSSHDKHIAYVSHLSHISSFMLGKTVIEKEKNERDIFDMAGSGFASTVRLAKSSPAMWAPIFKHNKENIIETLEEYIANLTQFKELIKNDDFLAVYREMEDTNHIKTILKGIA; this comes from the coding sequence ATGAATGTATTTGTAGTAGGGATAGGACTAATTGGAGGCTCTTTTGCCATAGATATTAAAGCAGCCTTTAATGAAGCCATAATTTATGGTATTGATAGGAGTGAAGACAATCTGGAGGAAGCATTATCATTAGGTCTTATTGATCATAAATCTAGTTTGGATATGTTAGATAAGGCAAATGTGGTTATAGTTGCTATACCTGTAGATGCAACTGTTGAAATGTTACCTGTTATCTTGGATAAAATAGATGACGATTGTTTAGTTTTTGATGCTGGTTCGACCAAGAAGAAATTATGTAATGCGGTTGAAAACCATAACAAAAGAAGGAATTATTTAGCTATACACCCAATTGCTGGTACAGAATTTTCTGGACCACAAGCAGCAATTGCAAACTTATATAGAGGAAAAACGAATATTATATGTGAAGTAGAAAAAACAGCATTTAAATTACAAGAAAAAGGAATGGAGATTTTTTCCAGATTAGGTATGCGAATTCGTTATATGGATCCCTCATCACATGATAAACATATTGCTTATGTTTCGCACCTATCACATATTAGTTCTTTTATGTTGGGTAAAACTGTGATCGAAAAAGAAAAAAACGAAAGAGATATTTTCGATATGGCTGGTAGTGGTTTTGCTTCTACGGTTCGATTGGCAAAGAGTTCACCTGCTATGTGGGCACCGATTTTTAAACATAATAAAGAGAATATAATAGAAACATTAGAAGAGTATATTGCTAATCTTACTCAATTTAAGGAGTTGATTAAGAATGATGATTTTTTAGCAGTATATAGAGAAATGGAAGACACAAATCACATAAAAACAATTTTAAAAGGAATCGCTTAA
- a CDS encoding bifunctional 3-deoxy-7-phosphoheptulonate synthase/chorismate mutase type II, whose protein sequence is MENNKELRNWLDDYNLEHPLVIGGPCSAETEDQVVKIAHQLKDSDATVLRAGIWKPRTRPGNFEGVGALGLKWLQRAKEETGMKIATEVANPHHVELALEHGVDVLWIGARSTVSPFIVQDIADACKGIDNPVLIKNPINPDLSLWLGAVERFYTADVKNLGVIHRGFSTYEKTKYRNIPEWQIPIDLQNRFPDLPLILDPSHIAGRRDLIFDLSQTALDLNFDGLIVETHYDPDNAWSDAKQQITPETLVQYMKDLKIRKEIGEDEAYQKALNELRAKIDIADNQLLETLSKRMKISDDIGKVKAKQNVAILQSKRWNEILGRMILEGEGNGLSEEFILRIYKAIHQESINHQKKIARG, encoded by the coding sequence ATGGAAAATAATAAAGAACTTAGAAACTGGCTAGATGATTACAATCTAGAGCATCCATTGGTGATCGGAGGGCCTTGTAGTGCCGAAACAGAAGATCAAGTAGTAAAAATAGCACATCAACTTAAAGATTCTGATGCTACAGTATTGCGCGCAGGAATTTGGAAACCAAGAACTAGACCCGGAAATTTTGAAGGAGTAGGCGCTCTGGGATTAAAATGGTTGCAAAGAGCTAAAGAAGAAACCGGGATGAAAATTGCTACAGAGGTAGCAAATCCGCATCATGTAGAATTAGCTTTAGAGCATGGTGTTGATGTTTTATGGATAGGAGCAAGAAGTACGGTGTCACCTTTTATTGTTCAGGATATTGCAGATGCCTGTAAAGGAATTGATAATCCGGTATTGATCAAAAACCCAATTAATCCTGATTTATCTCTTTGGTTAGGTGCTGTAGAACGTTTTTATACTGCAGATGTTAAAAACTTGGGAGTGATCCATAGAGGGTTTTCAACATACGAGAAAACAAAATATCGTAATATCCCAGAGTGGCAGATTCCGATTGATTTACAAAACCGTTTTCCTGATTTACCATTGATCTTAGATCCTTCTCACATTGCAGGAAGAAGAGATTTAATTTTTGATTTATCTCAAACAGCTTTAGATCTTAATTTTGATGGGCTTATTGTAGAAACACACTACGATCCTGACAATGCATGGAGTGATGCCAAACAACAAATTACACCAGAAACATTGGTTCAGTATATGAAAGATTTAAAAATCCGTAAAGAGATTGGAGAAGATGAAGCGTATCAAAAAGCACTTAATGAATTACGTGCTAAGATTGACATAGCGGATAATCAATTATTAGAAACTTTATCAAAAAGAATGAAAATTTCTGATGATATCGGAAAAGTTAAAGCCAAGCAAAACGTAGCTATTTTACAATCTAAACGATGGAACGAAATTCTAGGGAGAATGATTCTTGAAGGAGAAGGAAATGGATTGAGTGAAGAATTTATACTTCGTATATATAAAGCAATTCACCAAGAATCAATAAATCATCAGAAAAAAATAGCAAGAGGATGA
- the rsgA gene encoding ribosome small subunit-dependent GTPase A, which produces MTGTVYKSTGSWYTVKTNSGKIYECRIKGKFRIKGIKSTNPVAVGDLVDFKLETNNDQETGVIENIHERRNYIIRKSVNLSKQTHIIASNIDVVFLLITLNNPTTFTTFIDRFLVTAEAYGIKAVLLFNKIDTYNEDELLEIKYLAALYRKIGYECIGISAKKGKNVDKVKAIMKNKVSMFSGHSGVGKSTLVNTIAPGLSLKTAEISDQHQQGLHTTTFAEMFDLNFDAKIIDTPGIKGFGVVDMDKEELGDYFPEFFELKSDCKFNNCLHINEPKCAVKKALDNEEIAWSRYKSYLQILEGEEEHYRKNNYDDE; this is translated from the coding sequence ATGACAGGTACCGTTTATAAATCTACAGGAAGTTGGTATACCGTAAAAACGAATAGCGGAAAAATATACGAATGCCGTATAAAAGGAAAGTTTAGAATTAAAGGCATTAAAAGTACTAACCCCGTAGCTGTAGGAGATCTTGTAGATTTTAAATTAGAAACTAATAACGATCAGGAAACGGGAGTTATCGAAAATATTCATGAGAGGCGTAATTATATTATTAGAAAATCAGTAAATCTGTCGAAACAGACCCATATTATTGCTTCAAATATTGATGTAGTCTTTTTATTAATAACACTTAATAATCCAACAACATTTACAACATTTATAGATCGGTTCCTAGTTACAGCAGAAGCATATGGTATTAAAGCAGTTTTGCTTTTCAATAAAATAGATACATATAATGAAGATGAGCTTCTGGAGATTAAATATTTGGCAGCACTATATAGAAAAATAGGATATGAATGTATAGGAATATCAGCTAAGAAAGGTAAAAATGTAGACAAAGTAAAAGCAATAATGAAAAATAAAGTAAGTATGTTTTCTGGTCATAGTGGAGTGGGAAAATCTACTTTAGTTAACACGATTGCTCCTGGTTTGTCGTTAAAAACAGCAGAAATAAGTGATCAACATCAACAAGGTTTGCACACTACTACTTTTGCAGAAATGTTTGATCTTAATTTTGACGCTAAGATTATTGATACACCTGGTATAAAAGGTTTTGGAGTTGTTGATATGGATAAAGAAGAATTGGGAGATTATTTTCCCGAATTTTTTGAATTAAAATCAGACTGTAAATTTAATAACTGCTTGCATATTAATGAACCTAAATGTGCTGTTAAAAAAGCCTTAGATAATGAAGAAATTGCTTGGTCAAGGTATAAAAGCTATTTGCAAATTCTTGAAGGAGAAGAGGAACACTACAGAAAAAATAATTACGACGACGAATAA
- the dtd gene encoding D-aminoacyl-tRNA deacylase, giving the protein MRAVIQRVSEATVRVEGKIISNINQGLLILIGIEEKDSQEDIDWLSGKISRLRIFEDEAGVMNKSILDINGDAIVVSQFTLHANIKKGNRPSYIKAAKPEIAIPIYENFVQRLELDMRKKIGTGVFGADMKISLLNDGPVTIIIDTKNKE; this is encoded by the coding sequence ATGAGAGCCGTAATTCAAAGAGTGTCTGAGGCAACAGTACGTGTCGAAGGCAAAATTATTTCAAATATAAATCAAGGGCTACTTATTCTAATAGGAATAGAAGAAAAGGATTCACAAGAGGATATAGATTGGTTGTCAGGGAAAATATCTCGTCTTAGGATATTTGAAGATGAAGCAGGGGTGATGAACAAAAGTATATTGGATATAAATGGAGATGCTATAGTCGTAAGTCAATTTACACTACATGCCAATATAAAAAAAGGCAATAGGCCCAGCTATATTAAAGCAGCAAAACCAGAAATAGCTATTCCAATCTATGAGAACTTTGTACAACGATTAGAGTTGGATATGAGAAAGAAAATAGGCACAGGTGTATTTGGTGCAGATATGAAAATATCATTGCTTAACGATGGACCTGTTACTATTATAATAGACACGAAAAATAAAGAATAA
- a CDS encoding DUF3857 domain-containing transglutaminase family protein translates to MLQKMLLVSVVLTLFSIKSISAQDDLKLQAILLDSTLTKNANAIVRSEEVVIEISSIRSVTVKTKRIVTVLNKLGNKHADFYEPYDPDTKIKHVQAVVYDASGTEIKKYKKKDFSDRSMYDGFSLIGDNRYIYYDHTPISYPYTLVYESEVESASTVFIEPWFPIKNYRLSIEKASYKVVNPKKISLRSKEKSLDKYSVSIEKEDQEVSYSLSNVPALEKEYGSPSLTELVPYVRVALGEFSLVNVDGVAQDWKSMGKWQYHNLVFGRDELPEETIQKIGALVADAATKKEKAKRIYEYVQNKTRYISVQLGIGGWMPMKAADVDRLGYGDCKALTNYTKALLESQEVLSYYTVVYGDRNKKNIDPEFASMEGNHVILNIPDEEEDIWLECTSQTMPFNFIGDFTDDRNVLVIKPEGGEIKRTKKYKPEENKLHTTATVNLGEDKSMSAIVKRISHGLEYDWNYGVQFETPKDQKLYYKKNWGYINGLEINNIKLSDDKDIVEFVENIDVSSVSYTKKIGKRLLISPNLFSCDQSNLPKYQDRETALVIPRGYVNTDEYIINIPTGYIIGNLPEKKSIETEFGRYSCQLEKLNDTQLKFTRFLKITDGTFPKEKYENYRIFRSEIKKTDKSKIVLKQS, encoded by the coding sequence ATGTTACAAAAAATGCTGTTGGTTTCAGTTGTACTTACATTATTTTCTATAAAGTCAATCTCAGCTCAGGATGATTTGAAATTACAGGCTATACTCTTGGATTCTACGCTTACTAAAAATGCTAATGCTATTGTGAGATCTGAAGAAGTAGTTATTGAAATTAGTTCGATTCGATCAGTGACCGTAAAAACTAAAAGGATAGTTACGGTTCTTAATAAATTAGGTAATAAGCATGCGGATTTTTATGAACCCTATGATCCTGATACTAAAATCAAGCATGTTCAGGCTGTAGTATATGATGCTTCTGGAACAGAAATTAAGAAATATAAAAAGAAAGATTTTAGTGACAGAAGTATGTATGATGGTTTTTCATTGATAGGAGATAATAGATATATTTATTATGATCATACCCCAATAAGTTACCCATATACATTGGTATATGAAAGTGAAGTTGAATCTGCAAGCACTGTATTTATAGAACCTTGGTTTCCGATTAAAAACTACCGTCTTAGTATAGAAAAAGCATCTTATAAAGTGGTGAATCCTAAAAAGATTTCATTAAGAAGCAAAGAGAAATCGTTGGATAAATATTCAGTTTCTATAGAAAAAGAAGATCAGGAAGTATCCTATAGCTTGTCTAATGTACCGGCGTTAGAAAAAGAATATGGAAGCCCTTCTTTAACAGAATTGGTTCCATATGTAAGAGTTGCATTAGGAGAATTTTCCTTAGTTAATGTAGATGGTGTCGCACAGGATTGGAAATCTATGGGGAAATGGCAGTACCATAACTTAGTTTTTGGACGTGATGAATTACCAGAAGAGACCATTCAAAAAATAGGAGCTTTAGTTGCAGATGCAGCTACCAAAAAAGAAAAGGCGAAACGTATTTATGAATATGTGCAAAATAAAACACGATATATAAGCGTACAGCTTGGTATAGGTGGATGGATGCCAATGAAGGCCGCAGATGTTGATCGATTGGGATATGGAGATTGTAAAGCACTTACTAATTATACCAAAGCATTATTAGAAAGTCAAGAAGTATTGTCATATTATACAGTAGTATATGGGGATCGAAACAAAAAAAATATTGATCCTGAATTTGCATCTATGGAAGGTAACCATGTAATCTTAAATATTCCAGATGAAGAAGAGGATATATGGCTAGAATGTACCAGCCAGACGATGCCATTTAATTTTATTGGCGATTTCACAGATGATAGAAATGTTTTGGTAATAAAACCTGAAGGAGGCGAAATCAAAAGAACTAAAAAATATAAACCGGAAGAAAATAAACTTCATACAACAGCAACAGTGAATCTGGGAGAAGATAAATCTATGTCGGCAATTGTTAAAAGAATATCTCATGGATTAGAGTATGATTGGAATTATGGTGTTCAGTTTGAAACACCAAAAGATCAAAAACTGTATTATAAAAAAAACTGGGGGTACATTAATGGTTTAGAAATCAATAATATAAAATTGAGTGATGATAAAGATATAGTTGAATTTGTAGAAAATATAGATGTTTCGAGTGTATCTTATACTAAAAAAATTGGAAAACGATTATTGATATCTCCTAATCTTTTTAGTTGTGATCAAAGTAACTTACCTAAATATCAAGATAGAGAAACAGCATTGGTTATACCAAGAGGTTATGTCAATACAGACGAATATATAATTAATATACCAACAGGGTATATAATAGGTAATTTGCCAGAAAAAAAATCAATAGAAACTGAATTTGGTAGGTATTCCTGTCAATTAGAAAAATTGAATGATACACAACTCAAATTTACACGGTTTTTAAAAATTACTGATGGTACTTTTCCTAAAGAAAAATATGAGAACTATAGAATATTTAGATCTGAAATTAAAAAAACAGATAAATCGAAAATAGTACTAAAACAATCATGA
- a CDS encoding DUF3857 domain-containing protein, with translation MKNNNKLIICLAFIVSMTCYAQEYKFGKVSKEELLETVYDKDSSANAVVLYEKKNIHFEYNKSNGFEVITEVFKRIKLYNKEGYENATEEIYLYKNNSDKERVSNLKGVTYSLTGGNVTETKLKKDGIFEEEFSENRDLVKFTMPSLQEGSVIEYKYKIISPFNYYIDRIYLQYNIPIKKISVKVETPEYFNFKKRTVGYLPINLKESNSNGEINFVSKYRSTGRTSSTSYSNSTVDYVINVNAVGNTNVPAFKKEPFDGNSDNYISSLVYELQSTKFPNSTVKNYSTTWEDVAKKIYSSSKFGGELKKVNYFKEDIDQLISGVSDPKKKAGLIYTFVKKKMVWNKKNRVYANGGVKKAYKEGTGNAAEINLMLMAMLKYAKVDTNPILVSTSDRLISLFPTLNGFNYVIARVKLPDGNILYLDATDKHGLPNILPNRVIQGAARIIAKNGTSQYLNLRPKKASANQYSMQYDIDDQGTVVGKLNMRHKDYLAHSFRVNNSEKDIESNTKRLQKRYEITEVNQYTQKGVKEYGKGVNERFSFSLDNQVEAIDGEMFFTPLLFLRDKENIFKSDERKYPIDFAFGYSNAYVVNIKIPEGYEIVEFPKSEKIKMPEGLGEFSFISSAGNGFLQLRITETINSPLILAEHYPVLKQFYNKLVEKENEQVVLKKI, from the coding sequence ATGAAAAATAATAATAAATTGATAATATGTCTTGCTTTTATAGTGTCAATGACTTGTTATGCGCAAGAATATAAATTTGGGAAAGTTTCTAAAGAAGAACTTTTAGAAACCGTATACGATAAAGATAGCTCAGCAAATGCTGTAGTACTTTATGAAAAGAAAAATATACATTTTGAATATAATAAAAGTAATGGCTTTGAAGTAATAACAGAAGTTTTTAAAAGAATAAAACTATACAATAAAGAAGGTTATGAAAATGCTACTGAAGAAATTTATTTATACAAAAATAATAGTGATAAAGAAAGAGTAAGTAACCTGAAGGGAGTAACCTATAGTTTGACTGGAGGTAATGTAACAGAAACAAAACTTAAAAAGGATGGGATATTTGAAGAAGAATTTTCTGAAAACAGAGATTTGGTAAAATTTACGATGCCATCATTGCAGGAAGGATCTGTTATCGAATATAAGTATAAAATAATATCACCTTTCAATTATTATATCGATAGAATTTATTTACAATACAATATTCCTATAAAGAAAATATCGGTGAAAGTTGAAACTCCGGAGTATTTTAATTTTAAAAAGAGAACCGTTGGATATTTACCGATAAATTTAAAAGAATCTAATAGTAACGGAGAAATAAACTTTGTGTCTAAATATAGATCTACGGGAAGAACTAGTTCAACTTCATATTCAAATAGTACAGTAGATTATGTAATTAATGTAAATGCAGTTGGTAATACTAATGTTCCTGCATTTAAAAAAGAACCTTTTGACGGTAATTCGGATAACTATATTTCTTCACTAGTGTATGAACTACAATCTACAAAATTTCCAAATAGCACAGTGAAAAATTATTCTACCACTTGGGAAGATGTTGCAAAAAAAATATACAGTAGCTCTAAGTTTGGAGGTGAGTTAAAGAAAGTGAATTATTTTAAAGAAGATATTGATCAGTTAATTAGCGGAGTTAGTGACCCTAAAAAGAAAGCCGGACTGATTTATACATTTGTAAAAAAGAAGATGGTATGGAACAAGAAAAATAGAGTTTATGCCAATGGTGGAGTCAAGAAAGCATATAAAGAAGGTACAGGTAATGCAGCAGAGATTAATTTGATGTTAATGGCAATGCTTAAATATGCTAAAGTCGATACAAATCCGATATTAGTAAGTACTAGTGATAGGCTTATTTCTTTATTTCCAACCTTAAATGGTTTTAATTATGTAATAGCTCGTGTAAAATTACCAGATGGAAATATTTTATATTTGGATGCTACTGATAAACATGGGTTACCAAACATTCTTCCTAATAGAGTAATACAAGGTGCAGCAAGAATTATAGCTAAGAATGGTACATCGCAGTACCTGAACCTTAGACCTAAAAAAGCATCTGCTAATCAGTATAGTATGCAGTATGATATCGATGATCAAGGAACGGTAGTGGGAAAATTAAATATGCGCCATAAAGATTACCTTGCTCATAGTTTTAGAGTAAATAATAGTGAGAAAGATATTGAATCTAATACTAAGAGATTACAGAAGAGATACGAGATTACTGAGGTGAATCAATATACACAAAAAGGTGTTAAAGAATATGGGAAAGGTGTTAACGAACGATTTAGCTTTTCTTTGGATAATCAAGTCGAAGCTATAGATGGTGAAATGTTCTTTACGCCACTATTGTTTCTAAGAGATAAAGAAAATATATTTAAATCAGATGAGCGTAAGTATCCTATAGATTTTGCTTTTGGATATTCAAACGCTTATGTGGTAAATATAAAAATCCCCGAAGGTTATGAAATAGTAGAGTTTCCTAAGTCTGAAAAAATTAAAATGCCAGAAGGACTAGGAGAGTTTTCTTTTATATCTTCGGCAGGAAATGGATTTTTACAACTAAGAATAACTGAAACCATAAATTCGCCATTAATTCTGGCAGAACATTATCCGGTTTTGAAACAGTTCTATAATAAGCTTGTAGAAAAAGAAAATGAACAGGTGGTTCTTAAAAAAATATAG
- a CDS encoding nucleotide pyrophosphohydrolase — protein MNIVNAQQAVDDWIKNHGVRYFNELTNMAQLTEEVGEVARIIARRYGEQSEKESDKNKDLGEELADVLFVVLCLANQTGINLQEAFDKKLDIKTKRDHNRHHNNEKLK, from the coding sequence ATGAATATTGTAAATGCACAACAGGCCGTTGATGATTGGATCAAGAATCATGGAGTTCGGTATTTTAATGAGCTAACCAATATGGCGCAGCTTACAGAAGAAGTGGGAGAAGTAGCTAGAATTATAGCACGACGTTATGGTGAGCAAAGTGAAAAAGAAAGTGATAAAAATAAAGATCTTGGAGAAGAATTGGCTGATGTTTTGTTTGTAGTGTTATGCCTGGCTAATCAAACAGGGATTAACCTTCAGGAAGCTTTTGATAAAAAGCTGGATATCAAAACAAAAAGAGACCATAATCGTCACCATAATAACGAAAAATTAAAATAA
- a CDS encoding 3-phosphoshikimate 1-carboxyvinyltransferase: MNLKLEHIPNIESNTLQITGSKSETNRLLILQALYPSISIENVSNSDDSELMQKALQSDELIVDIHHAGTAMRFLTAYFAINEGRETVLTGSKRMKERPIKILVEALQQLGCEISYENEQGYPPIRIHGKQPKTNSVSLQANVSSQYISALMLIASSLPSGLEILLEGKVTSVPYINMTLSLLNDAGIKGVFKDNKITINPCKEISPKNIVVESDWSSASYFYSIVALSDNKSVTIGSYKEQSYQGDAKLAEIYKNLGVETTFDQNTITLKKISGKPQELQDGLDLSNSPDIAQTIAVTCFGLGIGCYLTGLHTLKIKETDRLEALKNEIEKLGGQIHITENSLRLEPSALMKKDKTVATYHDHRMAMAFAPLALKTSLYVEDANVVSKSYPDFWLDLEKLGFKISEA, translated from the coding sequence ATGAATTTGAAATTAGAACATATTCCGAATATTGAAAGCAATACACTGCAGATTACGGGATCAAAAAGTGAAACAAATAGACTGCTAATACTCCAGGCATTATATCCTAGTATAAGTATCGAAAATGTATCTAATAGTGATGATTCTGAGTTAATGCAAAAAGCATTGCAAAGTGATGAACTCATTGTGGATATCCATCATGCAGGTACAGCAATGCGTTTTCTTACGGCGTATTTTGCAATTAACGAAGGTAGAGAAACTGTACTCACAGGAAGTAAAAGAATGAAAGAAAGACCAATTAAAATATTGGTCGAAGCATTGCAACAACTAGGGTGTGAGATTAGTTATGAAAACGAACAGGGGTATCCTCCGATACGTATTCATGGCAAGCAACCCAAAACAAATTCTGTTTCTTTACAAGCAAATGTGAGTAGTCAGTACATTTCGGCATTAATGCTAATTGCTTCCTCTTTGCCCAGTGGATTAGAAATTTTATTAGAAGGAAAAGTAACTTCTGTGCCTTATATTAATATGACATTAAGTTTGTTAAATGATGCTGGTATTAAGGGTGTTTTTAAAGACAATAAAATTACTATTAATCCTTGTAAAGAAATTTCTCCTAAAAATATTGTAGTAGAATCAGATTGGAGTTCTGCCTCCTATTTTTATAGTATTGTTGCTTTATCTGATAATAAATCTGTCACTATTGGAAGTTATAAAGAACAGAGCTATCAAGGAGATGCTAAGCTTGCAGAAATCTACAAAAACCTAGGAGTAGAAACGACTTTTGATCAAAATACAATTACCTTAAAAAAGATATCGGGTAAACCCCAGGAGCTTCAGGATGGATTAGATTTGTCTAATTCTCCCGATATTGCTCAAACAATAGCAGTAACTTGTTTTGGATTAGGTATTGGATGCTACCTTACTGGATTGCATACATTAAAAATAAAAGAAACGGATCGTCTTGAGGCCTTAAAAAATGAAATTGAAAAATTAGGAGGGCAAATTCATATTACTGAGAATTCTCTTCGTTTAGAGCCTTCTGCATTAATGAAAAAAGATAAAACTGTTGCAACGTATCATGATCATCGTATGGCTATGGCATTTGCTCCTCTTGCACTTAAAACGTCATTATATGTCGAAGATGCTAATGTTGTTTCTAAATCCTACCCCGATTTTTGGTTAGATTTAGAGAAATTAGGATTTAAAATTTCAGAAGCATAA